Genomic window (Salinibacterium sp. M195):
GTGATCGGCGACGTATTGTTCGGTGGCGTACTTTCGGCCCTCATCGGCGCCATCGCCATGACCCCCGTCGCTGTGCTCGTTGCACGACACCACAGCGGGCCTCCGGCGATCGTCAGCTTCCTCCCCGCGTTTTGGTTGCTCGTCCCCGGCGCGCTTGGACTCGTCGGCGTGACCGAGCTACTCGGCGGAGGAGACAGCAGCAGCAGTCTCATCACGATGCTCGGCACCATGATCGCTATTGCGCTCGGAGTGCTGATCGGGCTCGCTGCCTCAAGCACTTTCCGCGACCGCCGACTACCCAGCCTTTTTGACTTTCTTGAGCCGCTGCCCGACCCGGAGCGAGACACGACAACGGTGCCCACTCAGACGCAGCCGAACACTGGTTAAGTCGGGCCGTCGTCTTCGCCCTCGACATCGTCGTCGTGCCGCGCTTCGAAACGCACTGCCATCGCCTTGTAGCCGGGAGTGTTCGATTCGCGCGCCAATAGTTCACGGTGCATGAGGGCATTTGCCTCAGGGAAGTACGCGGCAACGCACCCGCGCGCGCTGGGATACGCGACCAAACGGAAGCGATCTGCCCGGCGTTCGGCTCCCGCAAAGGTGCTGATGACATCCACCAGTTGTCGATCGGCAAAGCCTGCTTCGGCAAGATCATCCGGGTGGATAAGGATGACTCGTCGACCGTTCTTGATGCCACGGTAACGATCATCGACGCCATAGGACGTGGTGTTGTACTGGTCATGGCTGCGCATCGTTTGCAGAGTGAGATGCCCAGGAGGAGGCGTGAGGTATTCGAGCGGGCTGACCGTGAACTTGCCGCGCCCGATGTCGGTGACAAACGCTCGACGGTCGCGCGGTGCGCTCGGAAGAACGAAGCCATTGCGTTCGCGCACCCGGCGGTTGAACTCTTCGAAACCGGGAATCAATCGCGAAATGTGGTCGCGGATGACGTCGTAGTTGTCTGCCATCGCTTTCCAGTCGATTGGGTGGTCCGCGCCCAGCGTCGCTTCCGCCATCCTCGCAATAATGACTGGTTCGGCAAGGAGATGGTCTGACACCGGCGTGAGCCGCCCCTGAGTCGAGCGAACCACCGACATGGAGTCTTCGACGGAGAGAATTTGTCGACCATCCGGATGCTTGTCGTCAACATCGGTGCGGCCAAGAGTCGGCAAGATGAGCGAGGTCTGGCCGTGGACAACATGGGAGCGGTTCGGTTTCGTTGACACATGAACGGTCAGTCCAGCGCGCTTCATACTCGACTCGATTATCTCGGTGTCGGGGCTGGCGAGAGCGAAATTTCCGCCCATCGACACGAACACATCGATGTCACCCTGCGCGAAAGCGTTAACCGTCTGCACCGAGTCATACCCGTGCTCGACCGGAGCAGCAATGCCGAATTCTTTCTCGAGCCCGTCGAGCATCCAGCCGAAAGGTTGTTCCCAGACTCCCATCGTGCGGTCACCCTGCACATTGGAGTGTCCTCGCACCGGGCATGCGCCTGCGCCGGGCTTGCCGAAGTTTCCCTGCAGCAGCAACAGGTTGATGATCTCGCGAATCGTGTCCACGGAGTGCGGCTGTTGCGTGATGCCTAGTGCCCAGCAGAAGATCGTTGCCTTCGATCGCGCCAGCAGGCCCGCCACTTCGGTGATTTGTTCGCGGGTGAGCCCCGTGGCTTTTGCCGTCTCGTCCCAGTCAAGGGTGGCTCGCGCCGCACGATACGCAGCGATACCGTCCGTGACTTCGTCGATAAACTCTGCATCGAGCACGGTGCCAGGCGCGGCCGCTTCGGCCTCAAGCAGGAGATGCCCGAGCGCTTGGAAGAGGGCGAGGTCTCCCCCGACCTTGATCTGCATGAAGTGATCGGCGAGCGCTGTGCCATCGCCGATGAGCCCGCCAACAGTTTGCGGGTCCTTGAAACGCATGAGCCCAGCCTCTGGCAGGGGGTTCACGGCAACGATGGTGCCGCCGTTGTCCTTGCACTCCTTGAGGGCGGAGAGCATTCGCGGGTGATTCGTCCCCGGGTTCTGCCCGACGACGAAGATCAGCTCAGCTGCTTCGATATCGTCGAGAGAAACGGTGCCTTTGCCCGTGCCAATGGTCGAGTTCAGGGCGGCCCCGGATGACTCGTGACACATATTTGAGCAGTCGGGCAAGTTGTTGGTTCCGAGCGAACGCACAAAGAGCTGGTAGAGAAATGCGGTCTCGTTTGCTGTACGGCCGGAGGTGTAAAAGACGCAGCGGTCGGGCGTGGTAGCCCGAATTCGTTCGCCGATAAGGTCGAAAGCTTCTGTCCATGAAATCGCCGAATAGTGGGTTTCGCCGGGCCGGATTACTACCGGCTCCGTGATGCGACCCTGGTTGCCCAGCCAATACTCTGTCTTATCGGCCAAGTCGGCTATCGAGTGCTGCGCCCAGAACTCAGGAGTAACCGTGCGCTTCGTATTCTCTT
Coding sequences:
- a CDS encoding FdhF/YdeP family oxidoreductase; protein product: MRRSAPRKDIDENDLKVSPPKTSAAGLEAVVIALERGVAQAGVTRTAKALLRLNQVNGTDCPGCAWPESITGKRKTAEFCENGAKAVAEENTKRTVTPEFWAQHSIADLADKTEYWLGNQGRITEPVVIRPGETHYSAISWTEAFDLIGERIRATTPDRCVFYTSGRTANETAFLYQLFVRSLGTNNLPDCSNMCHESSGAALNSTIGTGKGTVSLDDIEAAELIFVVGQNPGTNHPRMLSALKECKDNGGTIVAVNPLPEAGLMRFKDPQTVGGLIGDGTALADHFMQIKVGGDLALFQALGHLLLEAEAAAPGTVLDAEFIDEVTDGIAAYRAARATLDWDETAKATGLTREQITEVAGLLARSKATIFCWALGITQQPHSVDTIREIINLLLLQGNFGKPGAGACPVRGHSNVQGDRTMGVWEQPFGWMLDGLEKEFGIAAPVEHGYDSVQTVNAFAQGDIDVFVSMGGNFALASPDTEIIESSMKRAGLTVHVSTKPNRSHVVHGQTSLILPTLGRTDVDDKHPDGRQILSVEDSMSVVRSTQGRLTPVSDHLLAEPVIIARMAEATLGADHPIDWKAMADNYDVIRDHISRLIPGFEEFNRRVRERNGFVLPSAPRDRRAFVTDIGRGKFTVSPLEYLTPPPGHLTLQTMRSHDQYNTTSYGVDDRYRGIKNGRRVILIHPDDLAEAGFADRQLVDVISTFAGAERRADRFRLVAYPSARGCVAAYFPEANALMHRELLARESNTPGYKAMAVRFEARHDDDVEGEDDGPT